A window of Phragmites australis chromosome 2, lpPhrAust1.1, whole genome shotgun sequence genomic DNA:
CATCTGTGCATACCGgtcttccaaattttggtagtTCAGAAACTTTAGCTTTCTGCTGACCTGGATTGCCTGCAACAAAGTAAATGAAATAATTATTACTCAGATAATTTATGGCATCCACCATAACAGATCGTACACAGGCCACGTATCACAAAATTGATATCTACTAAATGAAGCTATAAGAAGTCCAAGAGTTGAACGTTATTCAGGGGGTCTAGGTGCCATTACGTAATGTTGCTAACTAAAACAACTTATGCCATAAAAGCTATTTAGAGGTAGCACAGTTCGACCTAAAGCTGTTCCTACTCCAGAGACCTAACATCacacattaaaaaataatactacTTCGACCTCCTAGAGGGTAGTATCACCTGATGTTGCAATAGCTACAGATATAGATctgttggaaatattttttatcttttaggTTCATCCTTCGAATTTTTTGCATGTTCATTTAGTCAACGAAATCCCATGAGTAGTCCACGACATACAGTTAAATACAAACAgttcttaatatttttaaagaaaGAAACTTAGAAGGACAATGGCAGGATCGACGATTATTGTACAAgtaaaaaatcaagtaaaatattCTTCTCTTTTAATGTAAGAGAAAACTAAGGAAAAATGACAGTCAGTACTCTTAATGTAATTTGCAGGTAATAAAACGTATACTtttaaaaaggaagaaaagaatcTTTTACCATAAACAAACTACATTTATTGGCATGCATATGTCAACTAAATTCCCTTCCAACGAAAAAGGAAGTAAACGTTTCGAGAAAGTAAATATACACACCAGCAAAGATAACAAGGCCATCTGTGGAAACCCTTGCCAAATCCGGAAGTGTTTTGTTCAGATACCTTGGGGTCAGATAATCTAAAGCATCTGACACAACAACAAGGTTAAAAGAATCTGGGCGGTATGGAAGGGGAAACTTAATATCAGACATACGGACAAAGCCCTTGCGCACAAGGCTTTTGCAGCTACTATCAGCATCCTCCAAGTCATAAGGTTCAACTCCCCAAGCTTcaacctttttttctttcaacaagTCAGAAACTACTGTGCAACTATCAGGGCCTACATGGAGAACCTTTTGCATTGAATTGCCATATGCCTTCTTGAGATAAGGAAGTGCTCGTATAACTTCTGATGTGCAAGAACCTGGATGCAGATGCAAAAGAGAAGTCTGAGATAAGGAGCATGATAAAACTCCCCACACCAATACTTTGGGAAAGACAAATATAAAGAATATGACTAAAGCAATCAAATAACCAAAATACTACTGTTCACTGCAAACTGGCCAATTTAAAGTACCTATTTTGGGCTTTTGGATTAGGGTATGTCTCCTCGTCACATGACTGAGATCTTGCATATCTCTTGGTCACATTTGTGACCATAAAAGCTCATCCCCGCAAATGTAAAATCTTGTTTTTTTCTACGGTCACAAACCTTCCAGGACTCGTTACTGTAAAAACTATGCCAGATTTTACGGTTGTGGGATTATTTTTACGGTCGTGGGTCATGGGAAGGTCCGTGCCTGTAAAAACAATAGGATTTTACAGTTGCGGGGATTTATTTTTAAGGTCGAAATGTGACTGAGACATAAGCAAAATCTCAAGCAACTGAGAACTAGAATTCTCTTTGGATTATATCTACCTGATAATGACCTATTTCTGGCATAGTGTATCACAATTTAGAGGATAAACTACTGGTCTATCCTGAACCGTATGgtagcaaaataaaaaagacaacATGGAGGGAAACACTATATTTATCTTGCTGCCCAC
This region includes:
- the LOC133896333 gene encoding probable pectin methylesterase CGR2 isoform X1 produces the protein MSRRSVNPSRRVADGGLPSVGGLLHPKSRSPPVLTIALVILGVILLIAYFNSSSGRSKTPSVTVTGREAVSRSEGSCTSEVIRALPYLKKAYGNSMQKVLHVGPDSCTVVSDLLKEKKVEAWGVEPYDLEDADSSCKSLVRKGFVRMSDIKFPLPYRPDSFNLVVVSDALDYLTPRYLNKTLPDLARVSTDGLVIFAGNPGQQKAKVSELPKFGRPAKLRSSSWWTRYFVQTGLTENEGPLKKFEEAASKNKYKPDCQIFHLSS
- the LOC133896333 gene encoding probable pectin methylesterase CGR2 isoform X2 — its product is MSRRSVNPSRRVADGGLPSVGGLLHPKSRSPPVLTIALVILGVILLIAYFNSSSGVTVTGREAVSRSEGSCTSEVIRALPYLKKAYGNSMQKVLHVGPDSCTVVSDLLKEKKVEAWGVEPYDLEDADSSCKSLVRKGFVRMSDIKFPLPYRPDSFNLVVVSDALDYLTPRYLNKTLPDLARVSTDGLVIFAGNPGQQKAKVSELPKFGRPAKLRSSSWWTRYFVQTGLTENEGPLKKFEEAASKNKYKPDCQIFHLSS